A portion of the Bacteroides faecium genome contains these proteins:
- a CDS encoding DUF3990 domain-containing protein: MIVFHGSTEIIRQPLANAGRRNLDFGTGFYVTDLRDQAVFWANRPVNNNRPHWLNVYELDMDGILNSGYHYLRFSSYDFEWLEFVVANRRGEERWQTYDLIEGGIANDRVFNTIELYAAGLTPREDALEKLRYEKPNNQLCLLRQELIDRYLHFIAAEEVTSSVAVKGKEKK; the protein is encoded by the coding sequence ATGATTGTTTTTCATGGTTCTACGGAAATTATCCGTCAGCCGCTTGCCAATGCAGGACGTCGCAATTTGGATTTCGGCACTGGTTTCTATGTCACCGACTTACGTGACCAAGCTGTATTTTGGGCTAATCGTCCCGTAAATAATAATCGTCCGCACTGGCTGAATGTCTATGAACTTGATATGGATGGTATTCTTAACTCCGGTTACCATTACCTTCGTTTTAGTAGTTATGATTTCGAGTGGCTGGAATTTGTTGTAGCCAATCGTCGCGGGGAAGAGCGTTGGCAAACTTACGACCTGATTGAAGGTGGTATCGCTAATGATCGGGTATTCAACACTATCGAACTTTATGCCGCCGGACTTACTCCTCGTGAGGATGCTTTGGAGAAGTTACGATATGAAAAGCCTAATAATCAGCTGTGTCTGCTCCGTCAGGAACTGATAGACCGCTATTTACACTTCATTGCTGCCGAAGAGGTTACCTCTTCGGTTGCTGTTAAGGGGAAGGAGAAGAAATGA
- a CDS encoding porin family protein, producing MKKIFGALMIAVCIGMAMPAQAQIHFGVKGGLNLSKASLSDVPGNFKKDNFTGFFIGPMAEFNIPIIGLGVDASLLFAQRGVKVSEGNDELTVKQNGLDIPVNLKYNIGLGSLLGLYIAAGPDFYFDFEKKSGIDKKKAEVGINVGAGVKLLNHLQVGANYNIPLGDTAKIEGTDGSYKTKTWQVSVAYIF from the coding sequence ATGAAAAAGATTTTTGGTGCTTTAATGATTGCTGTATGTATTGGTATGGCAATGCCTGCTCAGGCTCAAATACATTTTGGTGTAAAGGGAGGTTTGAACTTGTCAAAAGCAAGTTTGTCCGATGTCCCCGGCAACTTTAAGAAGGATAATTTTACCGGTTTCTTTATCGGACCGATGGCTGAGTTTAATATTCCAATCATAGGATTGGGAGTAGATGCTTCTCTGCTTTTTGCCCAAAGAGGTGTAAAAGTGTCTGAAGGGAATGATGAACTTACTGTTAAGCAAAACGGTCTTGATATTCCGGTTAACTTGAAGTATAACATCGGTTTGGGAAGTCTGTTAGGACTTTATATTGCTGCCGGACCTGATTTTTATTTCGATTTTGAGAAGAAGTCAGGGATTGACAAGAAGAAAGCCGAAGTCGGTATTAACGTCGGCGCAGGTGTGAAATTGCTCAATCATTTGCAGGTTGGTGCCAATTATAACATTCCGTTGGGTGATACAGCTAAGATTGAAGGAACAGACGGTTCTTATAAAACCAAGACCTGGCAAGTATCCGTTGCTTATATATTCTAA
- a CDS encoding NADAR family protein, with product MKTDHFTIDNPLPPLWLTYPEISQYSIGWRMGYGEGYRWLFNDWFAGLSQEEQSKYREMFPAPYSWRGYYEDAFEEKDIYSLEGIYFRQPDGVPEYSLEQLRTEVANGKEFDYLFFWGHHKKAGISKSCLSQWWQTSFRIDINKYCCMEQYMMAEKARLFEDGDTRKLILDETDPKMIKALGRKVEGFEQSVWDQYKYSIVLNGNYAKFIQNQDQLDFLLSTGDKVLVEASPYDTIWGIGMQETDPQAHNPFLWKGENLLGFALMEVRNELRRVLQSWHLIDWEQVEKVVD from the coding sequence ATGAAGACGGACCATTTTACAATAGACAATCCGTTACCGCCATTGTGGCTGACATATCCTGAAATATCTCAGTATAGTATAGGGTGGCGAATGGGATATGGTGAGGGTTACAGATGGTTATTTAATGATTGGTTTGCTGGATTGTCTCAGGAAGAACAATCGAAGTATCGTGAGATGTTTCCTGCCCCTTACTCATGGCGGGGATATTATGAAGATGCGTTTGAAGAGAAAGATATTTATTCTCTGGAAGGTATCTACTTTCGGCAACCGGACGGAGTTCCTGAATATTCATTGGAGCAACTCAGAACGGAAGTTGCGAATGGGAAAGAGTTTGATTATCTCTTCTTTTGGGGACATCATAAGAAGGCGGGAATCAGTAAATCGTGTTTGAGCCAATGGTGGCAGACGTCTTTTCGGATAGATATTAATAAATATTGCTGTATGGAGCAGTATATGATGGCTGAAAAAGCACGTCTTTTTGAAGATGGGGATACAAGAAAGCTGATATTAGATGAAACAGACCCCAAAATGATAAAGGCATTGGGACGAAAAGTAGAGGGATTCGAGCAGAGTGTGTGGGATCAATACAAATATTCAATCGTTCTCAATGGAAATTATGCTAAGTTTATCCAAAACCAGGACCAACTTGACTTTTTACTGAGTACTGGCGATAAAGTTCTGGTCGAAGCCAGTCCATATGATACCATATGGGGAATTGGTATGCAGGAGACTGACCCTCAGGCACATAATCCGTTTTTATGGAAAGGAGAGAATCTGTTAGGTTTCGCTTTGATGGAAGTAAGAAATGAGTTGAGGCGGGTATTGCAGTCATGGCACTTGATTGATTGGGAGCAAGTGGAAAAGGTGGTTGATTAA
- a CDS encoding FAD-dependent oxidoreductase: MNVFDVIIIGFGKGGKTLAAEFAKRGQKVAIIERSDKMYGGTCINIGCIPTKTLVHQAKIAWGRKEATFEEKSDFYRQAITVKETVTGALRNKNYHNLADNPNVTVYTGTGSFVSSDTVAVRTATEEILLTSKQIIINTGAETVIPSIDGVAGNPFVYTSTSIMELTDLPRRLVIVGGGYIGLEFASMYASFGSQVTVLESYPELIAREDRDIAASVKETLEKKGIVFRMNAKVQSVKHDEDKAIVAFTDSQTNEAFELEAEAVLLATGRRPNTAGLNLEAAGVEVDTRGAIIVDEYLKTTNPNIRAVGDVKGGLQFTYISLDDYRIVREDLFGDKERKTSDRNPVSYSVFIDPPLARIGLNEEEARKQNLDIIVKKLPVMAIPRAKTLGETDGLLKAVIDKHTGKILGCMLFAPDSSEVINTVAIAMKTGQDYTFLRDFIFTHPSMSEALNDLFS; encoded by the coding sequence ATGAATGTATTTGATGTTATAATCATTGGTTTCGGCAAAGGCGGAAAGACCCTTGCGGCAGAGTTTGCAAAACGCGGACAGAAGGTAGCTATTATCGAACGTTCCGACAAAATGTATGGTGGCACATGTATTAATATCGGATGTATCCCGACAAAGACGCTAGTACATCAGGCTAAAATAGCTTGGGGTAGGAAAGAGGCCACCTTTGAGGAGAAAAGTGATTTTTACCGGCAAGCGATTACCGTGAAAGAAACGGTAACCGGCGCATTGAGAAACAAGAATTACCATAACTTGGCGGACAATCCCAATGTAACTGTTTATACAGGTACAGGCTCGTTTGTTTCTTCCGATACGGTCGCAGTCCGCACAGCTACGGAAGAAATCCTGCTGACATCCAAACAAATCATTATCAATACAGGAGCGGAAACGGTCATTCCATCTATTGACGGAGTGGCGGGCAATCCTTTTGTCTATACCAGTACTTCAATCATGGAACTGACAGACCTTCCCCGCCGTCTGGTCATTGTCGGCGGCGGTTATATCGGACTGGAGTTTGCGTCCATGTATGCTTCGTTCGGTTCGCAAGTGACTGTGCTCGAAAGCTATCCCGAACTGATTGCCCGTGAAGACCGTGATATTGCGGCAAGCGTAAAAGAAACATTGGAGAAAAAAGGCATTGTTTTCCGGATGAACGCAAAGGTACAGTCGGTGAAGCATGATGAAGACAAGGCAATCGTCGCCTTCACTGATTCGCAGACTAACGAGGCATTCGAGCTTGAAGCCGAAGCGGTATTGCTGGCGACAGGTCGCAGGCCTAACACGGCAGGGCTTAATCTGGAAGCCGCCGGAGTAGAGGTGGATACGCGTGGTGCTATCATTGTCGATGAATATCTGAAAACAACTAACCCCAATATACGTGCCGTAGGTGATGTGAAAGGTGGTTTGCAGTTCACTTATATCTCATTGGATGATTACCGGATTGTCCGTGAGGATTTATTCGGAGATAAGGAACGGAAGACAAGTGACCGTAATCCTGTCAGCTATTCTGTATTTATCGACCCGCCATTGGCGCGTATCGGACTGAATGAAGAGGAAGCCCGCAAGCAGAACTTGGATATTATTGTGAAGAAGCTGCCCGTCATGGCTATACCGAGAGCGAAAACATTAGGAGAAACAGATGGTCTGCTGAAAGCTGTCATTGATAAGCACACGGGAAAGATACTAGGCTGTATGCTTTTTGCGCCCGATTCCAGCGAAGTTATCAATACGGTTGCCATTGCTATGAAGACAGGGCAGGATTATACTTTCCTGCGTGACTTCATCTTTACTCATCCCAGCATGAGCGAAGCACTGAATGATTTATTCTCATAA
- a CDS encoding DUF3791 domain-containing protein produces the protein MTENQRATEFAVYCIENVAVRLGCSGHDVFLELQRTDGIRSFLYPSYPALHTQGKDYIVDEVLEYIYRHNPDFRPGKASEEVQL, from the coding sequence ATGACAGAAAACCAGCGAGCTACCGAATTTGCGGTCTATTGCATAGAGAACGTTGCTGTTCGCTTGGGATGTTCCGGACATGATGTATTCCTTGAATTGCAACGTACCGATGGAATAAGGAGTTTTCTATATCCCAGTTATCCTGCCCTGCATACACAAGGTAAAGATTATATTGTGGATGAAGTTTTGGAATATATTTATCGCCACAATCCCGATTTCCGGCCGGGGAAAGCAAGTGAGGAGGTACAGTTATGA
- a CDS encoding DUF4091 domain-containing protein, producing the protein MKRLTIISLASLFSMSSLFAQQGVTQCGTPTGQPKFPLGTYQELPDPATPSEKEWAAVTTTQVSWGTTDTRYAKHQLPSLKTQKNISLKGWRGERVNAQAVVWTGTDLKDLNFSFSDFKDKKGNTLSKDALTAGFVRYVMTDELNKDGRGACGHRKSMDYDSLLVADPIDSNLKSMALPARTVQPIWVQCWIPQSAAPGTYKGELLVNDGSRLLQRLNLEINVSSRELPQPSEWAFHLDLWQSPYAVARYYQVPLWSQEHLDAMRPLMKMLANAGQKIITATLMHKPWNGQTEDYFDTMVTWMKRADGTWAFDYTIFDRWVEFMMSVGIDKQINCYSMVPWELSFQYYDQATNSLKSVKTAPGEQAYEEMWVAMLASFSKHLKEKGWFDICTIAMDERPMDVMQKTLKVIRKADPDFKVSLAGNYHAEIEPDLYDYCIVIGQNYPEDVRIRRKAENKRTTYYTCCTEAHPNTFTFSDPAEAAWMSFYASKKHLDGYLRWAYNSWPLEPLLDSRFRTWAAGDTYLVYPGARSCIRFERLIEGVQAHEKINILRQEFEKKGNKAGLKKIEKMLAPFNLGDMPEIPAAVTVNRANQILNSL; encoded by the coding sequence ATGAAACGACTTACTATTATTTCTTTAGCCAGTCTATTTAGTATGAGTTCTCTGTTTGCCCAGCAAGGAGTTACTCAGTGTGGAACCCCTACAGGGCAACCGAAATTCCCTTTAGGGACTTATCAGGAATTGCCTGACCCTGCGACACCTTCCGAGAAGGAATGGGCGGCAGTCACAACAACGCAAGTCTCTTGGGGTACAACAGATACCCGCTATGCGAAACATCAACTTCCCTCGTTGAAAACTCAAAAGAATATTTCTTTGAAGGGATGGCGTGGTGAACGTGTAAATGCGCAAGCTGTTGTATGGACAGGAACAGACCTGAAAGACCTGAACTTCAGCTTCTCCGATTTTAAAGATAAAAAAGGGAATACTCTTTCGAAAGATGCGTTGACTGCCGGTTTTGTACGTTATGTGATGACAGATGAACTGAACAAGGATGGGAGAGGGGCATGTGGTCATCGGAAGTCTATGGATTACGATTCGCTGCTGGTAGCCGATCCGATTGACTCGAACCTGAAGTCAATGGCATTGCCTGCCCGTACCGTTCAACCTATCTGGGTGCAATGTTGGATTCCACAATCTGCTGCTCCCGGAACTTATAAAGGTGAGTTATTGGTCAACGACGGTTCACGCCTGTTGCAACGTCTGAATCTTGAAATAAATGTTTCTTCCCGAGAACTTCCTCAGCCGTCGGAATGGGCTTTCCATTTGGATTTGTGGCAAAGTCCGTATGCCGTAGCCCGTTATTATCAGGTTCCTCTGTGGAGCCAGGAGCATCTCGACGCCATGCGTCCTTTGATGAAAATGCTGGCAAATGCCGGACAGAAGATTATCACGGCTACTTTGATGCATAAGCCTTGGAACGGGCAGACGGAAGATTATTTCGATACAATGGTAACCTGGATGAAGCGTGCCGACGGTACATGGGCATTTGACTATACCATTTTCGACCGTTGGGTAGAGTTTATGATGAGCGTAGGCATTGACAAGCAGATTAACTGCTACTCAATGGTGCCCTGGGAACTGTCTTTCCAATACTATGACCAGGCAACGAACTCTTTGAAATCAGTAAAGACTGCTCCGGGCGAACAGGCTTATGAAGAAATGTGGGTGGCAATGCTTGCTTCTTTCTCCAAGCATCTGAAAGAAAAAGGCTGGTTTGATATTTGCACTATTGCAATGGATGAACGCCCGATGGACGTGATGCAGAAAACATTGAAAGTGATTCGCAAGGCTGATCCGGATTTTAAAGTTTCATTGGCAGGAAATTACCATGCGGAGATTGAACCGGATTTGTATGATTATTGCATTGTAATCGGTCAGAACTACCCCGAAGATGTACGTATCCGCCGTAAAGCCGAGAATAAGCGTACCACCTATTATACTTGTTGCACGGAAGCGCATCCTAATACGTTTACTTTCTCTGACCCGGCGGAAGCTGCCTGGATGAGTTTCTATGCTTCAAAGAAACATTTGGACGGTTATCTGCGTTGGGCATATAATAGTTGGCCGTTGGAACCGTTGCTCGATTCACGTTTCCGTACGTGGGCGGCTGGAGATACGTATTTGGTCTATCCTGGAGCACGTAGCTGTATCCGCTTCGAACGTTTGATAGAAGGAGTACAGGCACATGAGAAAATAAATATTCTCCGCCAGGAATTCGAGAAGAAAGGAAACAAAGCCGGATTGAAGAAAATAGAAAAGATGTTGGCTCCGTTCAATTTGGGAGATATGCCGGAGATTCCGGCAGCAGTCACCGTGAACCGGGCTAATCAGATATTGAATTCATTGTAA
- the priA gene encoding replication restart helicase PriA, whose amino-acid sequence MKRYVDVILPLPLPKSFTYSLPDEYAEEVKIGCRVVVPFGRKKFYTAIVRNVHYCAPTEYEVKEISTLLDASPILLSNQFKFWEWIADYYLCTQGDVYKAALPSGLKLESETIVEYNPDFEADAPLPEREQRILDLLAVDSQQCVTKLEKDSGVKNILTAIKSLLDKEAIFVKEELKRTYKPKTEARVRLAGTADEKQLHILFDILSRAPKQLALLMKYVECSGILGNGTPKEISKKELLQRADVAPAVLNGLVDKKIFEIYYHEIGRLNKQEKEVVELNALNEFQQRAHDEIVQSFQEKNVCLLHGVTSSGKTEVYIHLIEETIRQGKQVLYLLPEIALTTQITERLQRVFGSRLGIYHSKFPDAERVEIWRKQLGENGYDIILGVRSSVFLPFQNLGLVIVDEEHENTYKQQDPAPRYHARSAAIVLAAMYGAKTLLGTATPSIETWQNAMDGKYGFVQLKERYKEIQLPEIIPVDIKELHRKKRMVGQFSPLLIQYMKEALEQKEQVILFQNRRGFAPMIECRTCGWVPKCKNCDVSLTYHKGINQLTCHYCGYTYQLPKACPACEGTELVNRGFGTEKIEDDIKVLFPEAAVARMDLDTTRTRSAYEKIIADFEQGKTDILIGTQMVSKGLDFDHVSIVGILNADTMLNYPDFRSYERAFQLMAQVAGRAGRKNKRGRVVLQTKSIEHPIIHQVIANDYEDMVNGQLAERQMFHYPPYYRLVYVYLKNHNEALLDQMAAVMANKLRAVFGNRVLGPDKPPVARIQTLFIKKIVVKIEQNAPMGRARELLLRIQREMIEDEHYKSLIIYYDVDPM is encoded by the coding sequence ATGAAAAGATATGTAGATGTCATATTACCGCTTCCGCTCCCAAAGAGCTTTACTTACTCTTTGCCGGACGAGTATGCGGAAGAAGTGAAGATAGGCTGCCGCGTGGTGGTTCCTTTCGGGCGAAAGAAGTTCTATACAGCTATCGTCCGTAACGTTCATTATTGTGCCCCGACAGAATATGAAGTGAAAGAAATATCGACATTACTGGATGCTTCTCCTATTTTATTGTCGAATCAGTTCAAATTCTGGGAATGGATAGCCGATTACTACCTCTGTACGCAGGGCGATGTATATAAAGCGGCACTGCCTTCGGGGCTGAAACTTGAAAGTGAAACGATTGTAGAATATAATCCCGACTTCGAAGCGGACGCGCCATTGCCGGAACGTGAACAGCGTATTCTGGATTTGCTGGCTGTCGATTCGCAGCAATGCGTCACCAAACTGGAGAAGGATAGCGGTGTCAAGAATATCCTTACCGCCATTAAATCCTTGCTCGATAAAGAAGCGATTTTCGTAAAGGAAGAACTTAAACGTACTTATAAGCCCAAGACAGAAGCACGGGTTCGTCTTGCCGGAACGGCGGATGAGAAGCAACTGCATATCCTGTTTGATATACTGTCTCGTGCTCCGAAGCAACTGGCGCTTCTTATGAAATATGTGGAATGTTCGGGTATTTTGGGAAATGGCACTCCGAAAGAAATTTCCAAGAAAGAACTATTGCAGCGGGCTGATGTGGCTCCTGCCGTATTGAACGGTCTGGTGGATAAGAAGATTTTCGAGATTTATTATCACGAAATCGGACGACTGAATAAACAGGAGAAAGAAGTTGTTGAACTGAATGCTCTGAATGAGTTCCAGCAACGGGCACATGATGAAATAGTACAATCCTTTCAGGAGAAGAATGTCTGTCTGCTTCATGGGGTAACGTCCAGCGGTAAGACAGAAGTATATATTCATCTGATAGAAGAAACTATTCGTCAGGGCAAGCAAGTGTTGTACTTGTTGCCGGAAATTGCGCTGACTACTCAGATAACGGAACGCTTGCAGCGTGTCTTCGGTTCGCGTTTGGGTATTTACCATTCTAAGTTTCCTGATGCCGAGCGGGTTGAAATATGGCGGAAGCAACTCGGGGAGAATGGATATGATATTATATTAGGTGTCCGTTCATCTGTATTCCTGCCTTTCCAAAATTTGGGATTGGTGATTGTGGATGAAGAGCACGAAAATACTTATAAACAACAAGACCCGGCACCCCGTTACCACGCCCGTAGTGCGGCGATTGTGTTGGCTGCCATGTATGGCGCCAAAACTTTGCTGGGAACGGCTACGCCATCCATCGAAACATGGCAGAATGCGATGGATGGAAAATACGGCTTTGTACAACTGAAAGAGCGGTATAAAGAAATCCAGTTGCCGGAGATTATTCCGGTAGATATAAAGGAATTGCATCGCAAGAAGAGGATGGTCGGTCAATTCTCACCGCTTCTGATACAATATATGAAAGAAGCCTTGGAACAGAAGGAACAAGTGATTCTTTTTCAGAACCGTCGTGGTTTTGCTCCAATGATAGAATGTCGTACCTGCGGTTGGGTGCCGAAGTGTAAGAACTGTGATGTAAGCCTTACCTATCATAAAGGAATCAATCAACTGACCTGCCACTATTGCGGCTATACCTACCAGCTTCCGAAGGCTTGTCCCGCTTGTGAAGGGACGGAACTGGTAAACCGCGGTTTTGGTACGGAAAAGATTGAAGATGACATTAAAGTTCTTTTCCCGGAAGCTGCCGTAGCACGAATGGACTTGGATACTACCCGTACCCGTTCCGCCTACGAGAAGATTATCGCGGACTTTGAACAGGGAAAAACCGACATACTCATCGGAACGCAAATGGTATCCAAAGGCTTGGATTTCGACCATGTAAGTATCGTCGGAATACTGAATGCGGATACCATGCTGAACTATCCCGATTTCCGTTCTTACGAGCGTGCTTTTCAACTGATGGCGCAAGTAGCGGGACGTGCCGGACGTAAGAACAAGCGCGGACGGGTGGTGCTGCAAACCAAAAGCATCGAGCACCCGATTATTCACCAGGTCATCGCCAATGATTATGAGGATATGGTGAACGGACAACTGGCGGAACGTCAGATGTTTCATTATCCGCCTTATTACCGCCTGGTATATGTCTATCTTAAAAATCATAATGAAGCCTTGCTCGACCAAATGGCGGCAGTGATGGCAAACAAGCTGAGAGCCGTATTCGGTAACCGTGTATTGGGGCCGGATAAACCGCCGGTTGCCCGTATCCAGACACTTTTTATTAAAAAGATAGTGGTGAAGATTGAGCAGAATGCACCGATGGGACGTGCACGGGAACTATTGTTACGCATCCAGCGTGAGATGATTGAAGACGAACATTACAAATCTTTGATTATCTATTATGATGTAGACCCTATGTGA
- a CDS encoding low molecular weight protein-tyrosine-phosphatase — MKKILFVCLGNICRSSTAEGVMLHLIKEAGLEKEFVIDSAGILSYHQGELPDSRMRAHAARRGYELVHRSRPVRTEDFYNFDLIIGMDDRNIDDLKDKAPSPEEWKKIHRMTEYCTRIPADHVPDPYYGGAEGFEYVLDVLEDACTGLLTSLTQDS, encoded by the coding sequence ATGAAGAAAATATTATTTGTTTGCCTGGGAAATATCTGCCGTAGCTCTACGGCAGAGGGCGTAATGCTTCACTTGATAAAAGAAGCGGGACTGGAAAAAGAGTTTGTGATAGACTCTGCCGGAATCCTGTCTTATCATCAGGGCGAATTGCCGGATAGCCGGATGCGTGCCCATGCGGCACGGCGCGGTTATGAACTGGTGCATCGTTCGCGTCCCGTCCGTACGGAAGATTTTTATAATTTTGATTTAATCATCGGCATGGACGACCGGAATATAGATGATTTGAAGGATAAAGCCCCTTCTCCCGAAGAGTGGAAGAAGATTCATCGCATGACGGAATATTGCACCCGTATTCCTGCGGATCATGTCCCCGACCCCTACTATGGTGGGGCCGAAGGATTTGAATATGTGCTCGATGTGCTTGAAGACGCCTGTACCGGCTTGCTTACTTCTTTAACTCAGGATAGCTGA
- a CDS encoding DUF3791 domain-containing protein gives MMNENPLINETLLQMKYARVIDLLAQRLDISHPRALEIFYNSDTYSYMSRKMYHLHNMSDAYIVDEVMLELQRMQ, from the coding sequence ATGATGAACGAGAACCCGCTTATTAATGAAACTCTGTTGCAAATGAAGTATGCCCGTGTCATTGACTTGCTGGCGCAGCGACTTGATATTAGCCATCCCCGTGCGCTTGAAATTTTCTACAATTCGGATACGTACAGCTATATGAGTCGCAAGATGTATCATTTGCACAATATGAGCGATGCTTATATCGTAGATGAAGTGATGTTAGAGCTACAGAGGATGCAATGA
- a CDS encoding HD family phosphohydrolase has protein sequence MEHLKKKKSFSWRDLLYKSLLFVSTVALIVYFLPRDGKFNYQFDINKPWKYGQLIATFDFPIYKGDAVVKKEQDSLMTLFQPYYELDKKVEKDAIAKLKENYHTNLKGILPSIDYLRYIERTLKAIYQAGIVSTENIQQLQKDSTSSIMVIDDKLANSHPTDDIYTVKKAYEYLLSADSTHFNREILRQCSLNEYITPNLTFDEQRTQTAKEEMLNSYSWAKGLVVSGQKIIDRGEIISPETYNILESLRKESIKRNESMGQSRLILGGQILFVGMLMLCFMLYLDLFRKDYYQRKGSLSLLFTLIVFYSIVTAFMVTHNVFNVYIIPYAMLPIIIRVFLDSRTAFLTHVITILICSISLRFPHEFILTQLAAGMVAIFSLRELSQRSQLFRTALLVILTYAAVYFAFELMTENGLSNDLSKLNIRMYTYFFINGILLLFAYPLLFLLEKTFGFTSNVTLVELSNINNDLLRQMSETVPGTFQHSMQVANLAAEAAIRIGAKSQLVRTGALYHDIGKMENPAFFTENQSGGINPHKNLGYEQSAQVVINHVTDGLKLADKHNLPKAVKDFISTHHGRGKTKYFYISWKNEHPDEEPNEELFTYPGPNPFTKEQAILMMADAVEAASRSLPEYTEESISNLVDKIIDSQVTEGYFKECPITFKDIATVKAVFKEKLKIAYHTRISYPELKK, from the coding sequence ATGGAACATTTGAAGAAGAAAAAGAGTTTTTCATGGAGAGATTTGTTATATAAATCACTGCTATTTGTGAGCACTGTGGCATTGATAGTCTATTTCCTGCCACGTGACGGCAAGTTCAACTATCAGTTTGACATAAACAAGCCTTGGAAATACGGACAACTGATAGCCACTTTCGACTTTCCTATTTATAAAGGTGATGCGGTGGTGAAGAAAGAGCAGGACAGTCTGATGACTCTTTTCCAGCCTTATTACGAGCTTGACAAGAAAGTAGAAAAAGATGCGATAGCCAAACTGAAAGAGAACTACCACACGAATCTGAAAGGAATACTTCCTTCCATAGATTACTTGCGCTACATTGAACGCACTCTGAAAGCAATCTACCAGGCAGGGATTGTATCTACGGAGAATATCCAACAGTTGCAGAAAGACAGCACCTCATCTATCATGGTCATTGATGACAAACTGGCCAATTCACACCCGACAGACGATATTTATACTGTAAAAAAAGCATATGAATACCTGCTTTCGGCAGATTCCACCCACTTCAACCGGGAGATTCTCAGGCAATGTTCGCTGAATGAGTACATTACTCCCAACCTTACCTTCGACGAGCAGAGAACCCAGACAGCCAAAGAGGAGATGTTGAACAGCTATTCCTGGGCAAAGGGTCTGGTAGTAAGCGGGCAAAAGATTATTGACCGGGGCGAAATCATCAGTCCCGAAACTTACAACATACTGGAGTCGCTACGCAAAGAGTCCATCAAACGCAATGAATCCATGGGACAAAGCCGGCTGATTCTCGGCGGGCAAATCCTGTTTGTCGGCATGCTGATGCTCTGCTTCATGCTCTATCTCGACCTGTTTAGGAAAGATTACTACCAGCGGAAAGGGAGTTTATCGTTACTGTTTACATTGATTGTATTTTATAGCATCGTCACAGCTTTCATGGTGACGCATAACGTATTTAATGTGTATATCATCCCTTATGCGATGCTACCTATTATTATACGCGTGTTCCTCGATTCGAGGACAGCGTTTCTTACCCATGTCATCACAATATTGATTTGCTCCATATCCCTGCGTTTTCCGCATGAGTTTATCCTCACCCAGCTAGCAGCCGGAATGGTGGCGATATTCAGTTTAAGGGAACTCTCGCAGAGGTCGCAGCTTTTCCGTACAGCCTTGTTGGTCATACTGACTTATGCCGCTGTTTATTTTGCTTTCGAGTTAATGACGGAGAACGGACTCTCGAATGACCTCTCGAAGTTGAATATACGGATGTACACCTATTTCTTTATTAATGGAATCTTGCTGTTGTTCGCCTATCCGCTACTATTCTTACTTGAAAAGACATTCGGATTTACCTCGAATGTGACGTTGGTAGAACTTTCGAATATCAATAATGACCTGTTGAGACAAATGTCCGAGACAGTCCCCGGAACGTTCCAACATTCCATGCAAGTAGCTAATCTGGCAGCAGAAGCGGCTATCCGTATCGGCGCAAAAAGTCAACTGGTACGTACAGGAGCTTTGTATCACGATATAGGGAAGATGGAGAATCCGGCTTTCTTCACAGAGAACCAGTCGGGCGGAATCAATCCGCACAAGAACCTGGGTTACGAACAAAGTGCGCAGGTGGTTATCAATCATGTCACAGACGGGTTAAAGTTGGCCGATAAGCATAACCTGCCTAAAGCCGTCAAAGACTTTATCAGCACCCATCACGGACGGGGAAAAACGAAGTATTTCTATATTTCATGGAAGAATGAGCATCCGGACGAAGAGCCGAATGAAGAACTGTTCACCTATCCCGGACCGAATCCGTTCACCAAAGAACAGGCTATCCTAATGATGGCGGATGCTGTGGAAGCCGCGTCACGCAGCCTGCCGGAATATACAGAAGAAAGTATCAGTAACCTGGTCGACAAGATTATCGATTCCCAGGTTACTGAAGGTTATTTCAAAGAATGCCCCATCACTTTCAAGGACATCGCAACCGTAAAAGCTGTGTTCAAAGAAAAATTAAAGATTGCCTATCATACCCGGATCAGCTATCCTGAGTTAAAGAAGTAA